The following proteins are co-located in the Legionella busanensis genome:
- a CDS encoding AmpG family muropeptide MFS transporter has translation MNKRILIVFLLGFSSGLPLALLTSTLQAWFADSGMSVLATGMLSLIGLPYLYKVLWGPFLDCYTILPLGKRRGWIFITQLSLCIGFNLMAMYKPSDSAYALAFLAVILAILSATQDTAIDAHRVEYLAVNEHGLGASFAVFGYRLALLITGAGALIMASYFGWSITYHCMGLLMGIGIITTLWSKEPVRQINKTDNLISSFIKPLRDLMQRPNIFSLLWFIFFYKLGEAFTATTSGIVMPFLIQGIGFPLDTIGYVNKLLGISTLLLGGLVAGLVLLRFSLFKALFYFGLIQAFTNLLFIALAMAGKNFILFAIAVACDNFAAGMGSTALVALFMRLVNQQFTATQFAALIALSSLPRILSGPVAALLQMWLGWVGLYQLSFLLALGFIPFLIKIKMQTQLAEEKLDLHTLKFVH, from the coding sequence ATGAATAAACGGATATTGATTGTATTTCTTTTAGGTTTTTCATCTGGTCTTCCATTGGCTCTATTGACAAGTACATTGCAAGCCTGGTTTGCTGATAGTGGCATGTCCGTATTAGCAACTGGCATGTTAAGTCTAATTGGGCTTCCTTACTTGTATAAAGTATTATGGGGACCGTTCCTTGATTGTTATACAATATTACCTTTAGGTAAACGACGAGGATGGATCTTTATCACTCAACTTAGTTTATGCATTGGTTTTAATTTAATGGCCATGTATAAACCTAGTGATTCAGCTTATGCTTTAGCTTTTCTAGCCGTAATATTAGCTATTCTTTCAGCAACGCAAGATACAGCTATTGATGCGCATCGAGTTGAGTACCTTGCTGTTAATGAACATGGTTTAGGTGCTTCATTTGCCGTATTTGGTTATAGATTGGCTTTACTGATTACAGGCGCCGGTGCTTTAATTATGGCTTCCTATTTTGGCTGGTCTATTACCTATCATTGTATGGGTTTGCTAATGGGGATAGGGATTATTACAACATTATGGAGTAAAGAACCTGTTAGGCAAATTAATAAAACTGATAATCTAATATCATCCTTTATTAAACCGCTTAGAGATTTAATGCAGCGACCTAATATTTTTTCTCTTTTATGGTTTATTTTTTTCTACAAATTAGGAGAGGCATTTACTGCCACCACGAGTGGAATAGTGATGCCTTTTTTAATTCAAGGAATAGGCTTTCCACTTGATACAATTGGTTATGTCAATAAACTATTAGGTATCAGCACTCTTTTACTAGGTGGATTAGTAGCAGGTCTTGTGCTTTTGCGTTTTTCTTTATTTAAGGCCTTATTTTATTTTGGTTTAATTCAGGCATTTACTAATCTTTTATTTATTGCATTAGCAATGGCAGGTAAAAATTTTATTTTGTTTGCAATTGCGGTAGCATGCGATAATTTTGCTGCAGGTATGGGATCAACGGCATTAGTTGCGCTTTTTATGCGGCTTGTCAATCAGCAATTTACCGCAACGCAATTTGCAGCACTCATTGCGCTTTCTAGTTTACCGCGTATTTTATCAGGCCCGGTTGCTGCTTTACTGCAAATGTGGCTTGGTTGGGTAGGCTTATATCAACTGTCATTTTTGTTAGCTTTAGGTTTTATTCCTTTTTTGATTAAAATCAAGATGCAAACGCAATTAGCAGAGGAGAAATTAGACCTACATACTTTAAAGTTTGTTCATTAG
- a CDS encoding L-serine ammonia-lyase: protein MSISLFDLFSIGIGPSSSHTVGPMLAANTFINQVDLQQSLLNVKRIKIELYGSLALTGKGHGTDKAILNGLEGKLPDTVDPESMVPRMREILRTQKIKLNGSHEISFNDTLDFLFLQKELLPKHSNGMRFIVYDGNDEILFAQIYYSIGGGFIATDEQMDQVSQLENNLPYSFSTADELLRHCRENNLTIAELMMANEQTWRDTASIKAGIVKIAKVMTDCIENGCHHDGILPGGLLLKRRAPELYKKLTNHQGIKSSFEHADIMNRLNLYAMAVNEENAAGGRIVTAPTNGAAGIIPAILKYCQEAHHKLSNEDIYNYFFTAAAIGILYKKGASISGAEVGCQGEVGVASSMAAAGLTAVLGGTIEQIENAAEIAMEHHLGMTCDPVLGLVQIPCIERNAMGAVKAVNAARMALMGDGCHYISLDKVIKTMKQTGLDMQTIYKETSMGGLAVNLPEC, encoded by the coding sequence ATGAGTATTAGCCTCTTTGATTTATTTTCTATCGGTATCGGCCCTTCTAGTTCCCACACTGTTGGCCCTATGCTTGCTGCGAATACATTTATTAACCAAGTTGATTTACAGCAAAGCTTATTAAACGTTAAGCGAATTAAAATAGAATTATACGGATCTTTAGCATTAACAGGTAAAGGACATGGTACTGATAAGGCAATTCTTAATGGTCTTGAAGGCAAACTACCTGATACGGTCGACCCAGAAAGTATGGTGCCAAGAATGCGGGAGATCCTTAGGACGCAAAAAATAAAATTAAATGGTAGCCATGAAATATCCTTTAATGACACCCTTGATTTTTTATTTCTACAAAAAGAATTATTACCCAAACACAGCAATGGCATGCGATTTATTGTTTATGATGGTAATGATGAGATTCTCTTTGCTCAGATCTATTATTCAATTGGTGGCGGGTTTATTGCTACTGACGAACAAATGGATCAAGTGTCTCAGCTAGAAAATAATCTACCCTACTCTTTTTCCACTGCTGATGAATTACTGCGCCATTGTCGAGAAAATAATTTAACCATTGCTGAATTAATGATGGCCAATGAACAGACATGGCGAGACACAGCGTCTATTAAGGCAGGAATTGTAAAAATTGCCAAAGTCATGACTGATTGTATAGAAAATGGCTGTCATCATGATGGCATTTTACCTGGCGGCTTATTACTAAAAAGACGGGCACCTGAACTTTATAAAAAATTAACTAACCATCAGGGTATTAAAAGTAGCTTTGAACATGCTGACATTATGAATCGCTTAAATTTATATGCTATGGCGGTTAATGAAGAAAATGCTGCCGGTGGCCGTATAGTCACAGCGCCTACAAATGGTGCTGCAGGCATCATTCCTGCTATTTTAAAATATTGCCAAGAAGCACACCATAAGTTAAGTAATGAAGATATCTATAACTATTTCTTTACAGCAGCAGCTATTGGTATTCTTTATAAAAAAGGGGCATCTATTTCTGGCGCTGAAGTAGGTTGTCAAGGCGAAGTTGGGGTTGCTTCTTCAATGGCCGCTGCAGGCCTTACGGCAGTTCTCGGCGGTACAATTGAACAAATTGAAAATGCTGCTGAGATAGCCATGGAGCATCACTTAGGTATGACTTGCGATCCTGTGTTAGGACTTGTACAAATTCCGTGTATTGAGCGCAACGCCATGGGAGCTGTTAAAGCAGTTAATGCTGCTCGTATGGCGCTTATGGGTGATGGCTGTCACTATATTTCTTTAGATAAAGTAATTAAAACCATGAAACAAACTGGCCTTGATATGCAAACTATCTATAAAGAAACTTCTATGGGAGGTTTAGCAGTGAATCTTCCTGAATGTTAA
- the tilS gene encoding tRNA lysidine(34) synthetase TilS yields the protein MNCSISATKNLWVWGLLIDTLLTSSWVNQLKYCNTLYVGFSGGLDSTVLLHILSKETLLADKITAVYINHGLSPKAEFWQSHCEKICQRFKVAFLAHKVSFNQSANVEERARQARYDFFHSIVKENDALILGHHLDDQAETVLLKLFRGAGIAGLSAMVDWRAFGCGYLARPLLTHSRSLLKNYALHHGLNWIEDESNFDCTYTRNFLRQQVIPLLQTRWPKVSINLARTAHHSREAQSNLDELAHLDYPNLNSVTNKLSLIPLQDLNRNRKQNILRVWLKKNTYYLPETKLFNRLVPEIIEARKDSIPELNWGNFCIYRYKNSLYLINKQKKNNLNSIEWVDFPNDLKLPEAVGTLKANLTQEGLFVPDGAHISIHFRRGGERFYWRKQTKILKKLLQEWHVPPWLRDEIPLIYINQQLAVIVGYAISDNFYNQGNQCYQFELNY from the coding sequence ATGAATTGCTCGATCAGCGCTACGAAAAATTTATGGGTATGGGGGCTGCTAATTGACACACTTTTAACCTCTAGTTGGGTTAATCAACTTAAATATTGCAATACCTTGTATGTTGGTTTTAGTGGCGGCCTTGATTCAACAGTATTGTTACATATATTAAGTAAAGAGACTTTATTAGCGGATAAGATAACGGCAGTTTATATTAATCATGGCTTAAGCCCAAAAGCTGAATTTTGGCAAAGCCACTGCGAGAAGATTTGTCAGCGTTTTAAAGTGGCTTTTTTAGCCCATAAAGTAAGCTTTAACCAAAGTGCAAATGTTGAAGAACGGGCCAGGCAGGCCCGATATGATTTTTTTCATTCTATCGTTAAGGAAAATGACGCATTAATACTTGGGCATCATCTGGACGATCAAGCTGAGACGGTATTGTTAAAATTATTTCGCGGTGCAGGCATTGCAGGTCTTTCTGCAATGGTTGACTGGCGAGCTTTCGGTTGTGGTTATTTAGCAAGACCTTTATTGACCCACTCTCGTAGTTTACTGAAAAATTATGCCTTACACCACGGTTTGAATTGGATTGAGGATGAAAGTAATTTTGATTGCACTTACACACGAAATTTTTTAAGACAGCAAGTTATTCCACTACTACAAACACGGTGGCCAAAGGTTTCTATTAATTTGGCGCGCACAGCACATCATAGTCGTGAAGCTCAAAGTAATCTTGATGAATTAGCTCATCTGGATTATCCCAATTTAAATAGTGTAACCAATAAGCTTTCGCTTATACCTTTACAAGATCTCAATAGAAATAGAAAACAAAATATTTTAAGAGTGTGGCTTAAGAAAAACACTTATTACCTACCCGAAACTAAACTTTTTAATAGATTAGTGCCCGAAATAATAGAAGCAAGAAAAGATAGTATCCCAGAGCTTAACTGGGGAAATTTTTGTATTTATCGCTATAAAAATTCCCTTTACTTAATAAATAAGCAAAAGAAAAATAATTTAAATTCTATTGAATGGGTTGATTTTCCTAATGATTTAAAATTGCCTGAGGCAGTAGGTACTCTGAAAGCCAATTTAACTCAAGAAGGCTTATTCGTTCCTGATGGTGCTCATATTTCTATTCATTTTCGGCGCGGTGGAGAACGTTTTTATTGGCGTAAGCAAACAAAGATTTTAAAAAAATTATTGCAAGAATGGCATGTGCCTCCATGGCTTCGCGATGAAATTCCCCTAATCTATATTAATCAACAATTAGCAGTCATCGTTGGCTATGCTATAAGTGACAATTTCTATAATCAGGGAAATCAATGTTATCAATTTGAGTTAAATTATTAA
- a CDS encoding acetyl-CoA carboxylase carboxyltransferase subunit alpha, protein MSLQFLDFEQPIEELNQKIQALRMVGNDNEVNLSEEIARLEAKCEELTASIFANLEPWQIAQMARHPLRPQTIDYIENIFTDFQELHGDRHYSAAPAIIGGLARLNNEPVLVLGHQKGKRTKEKVYRNFGMARPEEYRKALRLFKMAEKFQLPIFTFIDTAGAYPGIGAEERNQSEAIARNLLEMAKLKTPIICTITGEAGSGGALAIGVGDRVMMLQFGIYSVISPEGCASILWKDAGKASEAAKAMGITADKIYEHGLVDKVIKEPLGGAHRNIETMAARLKSLFLEELQALKELPMNELLDQRYEKFMGMGAAN, encoded by the coding sequence ATGAGCCTACAATTTTTAGATTTTGAGCAACCTATTGAAGAGTTAAATCAAAAAATTCAAGCATTGCGCATGGTTGGAAATGATAATGAAGTCAATTTAAGTGAAGAAATTGCCCGACTTGAAGCGAAGTGCGAAGAATTAACTGCTTCTATTTTTGCAAACTTAGAGCCATGGCAAATTGCCCAAATGGCAAGACACCCTCTTCGGCCACAAACAATAGATTATATTGAAAATATTTTTACCGATTTTCAAGAATTACATGGTGATCGGCATTATTCAGCTGCACCTGCTATTATAGGTGGCCTTGCCCGTTTAAATAATGAACCAGTCTTAGTTTTAGGTCATCAAAAGGGCAAGCGTACTAAAGAAAAAGTTTATCGCAATTTTGGTATGGCAAGGCCTGAAGAATATCGCAAGGCTTTACGCTTATTTAAAATGGCTGAAAAGTTTCAATTACCTATTTTTACTTTCATTGATACTGCAGGTGCTTATCCTGGCATTGGTGCTGAAGAGCGCAATCAGTCAGAAGCGATAGCACGAAATTTGCTAGAAATGGCTAAATTAAAAACGCCTATTATTTGTACGATAACAGGTGAAGCAGGTTCTGGCGGCGCCTTAGCGATTGGCGTAGGAGATCGGGTTATGATGTTGCAATTTGGTATTTATTCAGTGATTTCTCCTGAAGGTTGCGCCTCTATTTTATGGAAAGATGCAGGTAAAGCCAGTGAAGCAGCTAAAGCTATGGGTATTACAGCTGATAAAATTTATGAGCATGGTTTGGTTGATAAAGTTATTAAAGAACCTTTAGGAGGCGCGCATCGGAATATTGAAACCATGGCTGCACGCTTAAAAAGCCTATTTTTAGAAGAGTTGCAAGCGCTTAAAGAATTACCCATGAATGAATTGCTCGATCAGCGCTACGAAAAATTTATGGGTATGGGGGCTGCTAATTGA
- a CDS encoding 4'-phosphopantetheinyl transferase family protein, protein MNSSLFEVISTYDLELAPNRIDIWQFSLTQAPINRDIILNEEELARGNRFYFPHHKRRFSIARAMLRLILSRYLQLNPEMLTFSYNKYGKPSVINNKQLEFNISHSQDLAILAIGQQFPLGVDLEFFSARPYKGIAKHLFSEQEQKELANLPSYYQPLGFFNIWAQKEAFIKACGMGLSYPTEQFSVNIVSYGRQTIFDPLHQQLVSLVSFMPAMACCAALCFDPSILSLRKITLPSNQDF, encoded by the coding sequence ATGAACTCTTCTTTATTTGAAGTAATATCTACTTATGATCTTGAACTTGCACCTAATCGTATCGATATTTGGCAATTTTCTCTAACCCAAGCACCTATTAACAGAGATATAATTCTAAACGAAGAAGAATTAGCTAGGGGAAATCGATTTTACTTCCCGCACCATAAGCGTCGCTTTTCCATTGCCCGTGCTATGTTACGCCTAATTTTAAGTCGCTACTTGCAACTAAACCCAGAAATGTTAACGTTTTCTTACAATAAATATGGCAAACCCTCTGTAATCAATAATAAGCAGCTAGAATTTAATATCAGTCATTCACAAGATTTAGCTATTCTAGCTATCGGCCAACAATTTCCTTTAGGTGTTGACTTAGAGTTTTTTTCTGCAAGGCCTTATAAAGGTATTGCTAAACATTTATTTTCAGAGCAAGAGCAAAAAGAATTAGCCAATTTACCTAGTTATTATCAACCTCTAGGTTTTTTTAATATTTGGGCGCAAAAAGAAGCCTTTATTAAAGCTTGCGGCATGGGTCTAAGTTACCCTACTGAGCAATTTTCAGTAAATATAGTATCCTATGGACGACAAACAATATTTGATCCTCTTCATCAGCAACTTGTTTCTTTAGTATCATTTATGCCGGCCATGGCCTGTTGCGCAGCACTATGCTTTGATCCCAGCATCTTATCACTACGAAAAATAACTTTACCTTCCAATCAAGATTTTTAA
- a CDS encoding MFS transporter: protein MISRARIALLLAYLSVPSIAGVIITPALPLIQADFKLNQSEVEWLISLFLVGYVFGQLIYGPIANRFGRLFALRTGLLVYLVGNLLCIFAAHYMNYHLFEIGRLLAALGSASGLSCTYMLINELLPIEQRKTAMAYTIVSATVGIGLAVTLGGVITEYWLWSGCFLLLLLQNIGMFIGTFLFTETLRQKTPINIKTIFNNYKEALKCETLVIFACAVGYCTIISYCFAAVAPHIASDYLYLSPAEYGYWNLINMLGMLIGGLWSRKLLLRYKPIEVVLMGLVMSALGIISLLLMWELQSNSPLWFFLSTTHLYLFSSIVLASASFIASNAISDKASGAAIMSFINMGSATIAVIIISKLSTNLLLAFVELLIGEWIFITSLVLVYQYKRRTLLVRD from the coding sequence ATGATATCACGCGCAAGAATAGCTTTGTTGCTAGCTTACTTATCAGTCCCATCTATTGCAGGCGTTATTATTACTCCCGCTTTACCACTTATTCAGGCAGATTTTAAGTTAAACCAAAGTGAAGTAGAATGGTTAATTAGTCTCTTTTTAGTAGGCTATGTCTTTGGTCAATTAATTTATGGCCCAATAGCAAATAGGTTTGGACGCCTTTTTGCTTTAAGGACAGGTTTATTGGTTTATTTAGTAGGTAATTTACTCTGCATTTTTGCAGCACATTATATGAATTACCACCTATTTGAGATAGGGCGCTTATTAGCTGCTTTAGGCTCGGCTAGTGGCTTATCTTGCACCTATATGTTAATTAATGAATTATTGCCTATTGAACAAAGAAAAACTGCAATGGCTTATACAATTGTATCTGCTACTGTAGGTATTGGTTTAGCAGTAACTCTAGGAGGTGTAATAACAGAATATTGGTTATGGTCAGGCTGTTTTTTACTTTTACTACTGCAAAATATTGGGATGTTCATAGGGACTTTTTTGTTTACTGAAACATTAAGGCAAAAAACACCTATCAATATTAAAACAATCTTTAACAACTATAAAGAAGCGCTAAAATGCGAAACACTTGTGATTTTTGCCTGTGCTGTTGGTTATTGTACGATTATTAGTTATTGTTTTGCTGCTGTAGCGCCACATATTGCTAGTGATTATCTATACTTATCACCTGCAGAGTATGGATATTGGAATTTAATTAATATGCTTGGAATGCTTATTGGCGGTCTATGGTCAAGAAAGTTACTGCTTAGATACAAACCGATTGAAGTTGTTTTAATGGGTTTAGTAATGAGCGCACTTGGTATTATAAGCCTATTACTTATGTGGGAGCTACAATCAAACTCGCCTCTATGGTTTTTTCTAAGTACTACTCACCTATATCTTTTTAGTAGTATCGTTTTAGCTAGCGCTTCATTTATTGCTTCAAATGCTATATCAGATAAAGCCAGCGGTGCTGCTATAATGAGTTTTATTAATATGGGCAGCGCTACAATTGCGGTAATCATTATTAGCAAACTTTCTACAAATTTATTATTAGCTTTTGTCGAATTATTAATTGGTGAATGGATATTTATTACAAGTTTGGTGCTAGTTTATCAATACAAAAGAAGGACTTTATTAGTTAGAGACTAA
- a CDS encoding FKBP-type peptidyl-prolyl cis-trans isomerase, whose amino-acid sequence MKMKLVAAAISLVVSTAFAAADSTNANNSTNTSATTSNTSTTLSSDMDKLSYSIGADLGRNFKKQGIDISPSAMAKGLQDGMSGGQLQLTDDQMKDVLNKFQKDLMTKRNAEFTKKADENKAKGDAFLNQNKTKDGVVALPSGLQYKPLETGKGAKPGKDDTVTVEYTGKLIDGQVFDSTEKSGKPAEFKVSQVIPGWTEVLQLMPAGSTWEVYLPPSLAYGPRGIGGAIGPNETLIFKIHLISVKKSSDANG is encoded by the coding sequence ATGAAGATGAAATTAGTCGCTGCCGCGATAAGCTTAGTAGTGTCAACGGCATTTGCTGCGGCAGACTCTACTAATGCTAACAATAGTACTAATACTAGTGCCACAACATCTAATACTAGTACCACTTTAAGCAGTGACATGGACAAGCTATCTTATAGTATTGGTGCTGATTTAGGACGTAATTTTAAGAAACAAGGTATTGATATTAGTCCCTCTGCAATGGCTAAGGGTTTACAAGATGGTATGAGTGGCGGCCAACTTCAATTAACTGATGATCAAATGAAGGATGTTTTAAACAAATTTCAGAAAGATCTAATGACAAAACGAAACGCTGAATTTACTAAAAAAGCTGATGAAAATAAGGCAAAGGGTGATGCATTTTTGAACCAAAATAAAACAAAAGATGGCGTAGTAGCTTTACCTAGCGGTTTACAATACAAACCACTGGAGACAGGTAAAGGTGCAAAACCAGGTAAAGATGATACAGTCACAGTTGAGTACACAGGTAAACTTATTGATGGTCAGGTATTTGATAGCACAGAAAAGTCTGGCAAACCAGCAGAATTTAAAGTATCGCAAGTTATTCCTGGTTGGACTGAGGTATTACAATTAATGCCTGCTGGCTCAACTTGGGAAGTTTATCTTCCACCTTCTTTAGCTTACGGCCCACGCGGTATTGGTGGTGCTATCGGTCCTAATGAAACTTTAATTTTTAAAATTCATTTAATTTCTGTCAAAAAATCTTCTGACGCTAACGGTTAA